One window from the genome of Terriglobia bacterium encodes:
- a CDS encoding transposase yields the protein MSTYYRRNLPHIERDGAAYYVSFSTRREFVLPEEARTLIFDHCLFENGRKVHMHAFVVMPDHVHMLFTPLENDRGEPFSIAEIMNGIKGASSHSVNKLLGRKGALWEPESFDRIPRSDGDFEYRVLYIVQNPIAAGLAKGPDDYRWAWRESAQPGAAAVHTSK from the coding sequence ATGAGCACTTATTATCGGAGAAACCTTCCACACATCGAAAGAGACGGAGCAGCCTACTATGTAAGCTTCAGTACCCGCAGAGAGTTTGTCCTTCCGGAAGAAGCCAGAACCCTGATCTTCGACCATTGTCTTTTTGAAAACGGACGCAAGGTTCACATGCACGCCTTTGTCGTCATGCCAGACCATGTGCACATGCTTTTTACTCCGTTGGAAAATGACCGGGGCGAACCTTTCTCAATTGCTGAAATCATGAATGGGATCAAAGGGGCCTCCAGTCACAGTGTGAATAAACTTCTTGGTCGAAAAGGAGCCCTTTGGGAGCCGGAATCATTCGACCGCATTCCACGATCTGATGGAGATTTTGAATACCGCGTGTTGTACATCGTGCAAAACCCTATTGCTGCGGGTTTGGCGAAGGGACCTGACGATTATCGTTGGGCCTGGCGAGAATCAGCGCAGCCGGGGGCGGCTGCGGTCCACACATCCAAATGA
- a CDS encoding diacylglycerol kinase family lipid kinase: MAAKSFQIFSPHIEIVADLEHADANISAALIFGGDGTVHRHLPQLHQRKIPALIVPKGSGNDFAKSLGITNQRIALKAWKHFCSTGDNVRDIDLGVIRKDSKEILFCCVAGIGLDAEANRIANAMPQWLKGSAGYVLAALRAMMRFQPVEFGVQTDSGHPTARQIAKPGMFLAVGNAGRYGRGAKVAPSAQLDDGLLDICFVGKMTKLKTLVCFPTIFLGQHLRLREVEYFQARTMRIETGRPLELYADGEPVCQTPVEISLLPRALKVIVPA, encoded by the coding sequence ATGGCAGCGAAGTCTTTTCAAATTTTCTCTCCCCACATTGAGATTGTTGCCGATTTGGAACATGCGGACGCCAACATCTCCGCCGCTCTCATCTTCGGTGGCGACGGCACCGTCCATCGCCACCTGCCGCAGCTTCATCAACGCAAGATTCCCGCTCTGATCGTGCCCAAAGGAAGTGGCAATGACTTTGCCAAGTCATTGGGCATAACGAACCAGAGAATTGCGCTCAAAGCATGGAAACATTTCTGTTCCACCGGTGACAACGTCCGGGACATTGATCTTGGCGTCATCCGTAAAGACAGCAAAGAAATCCTGTTCTGCTGCGTTGCGGGCATTGGCCTGGACGCCGAAGCCAACCGCATTGCCAACGCCATGCCGCAATGGTTGAAAGGATCTGCCGGATACGTCCTGGCTGCGTTGCGGGCCATGATGCGGTTTCAGCCCGTGGAGTTCGGAGTGCAAACGGATAGTGGCCACCCGACAGCCCGGCAGATCGCCAAACCGGGCATGTTCCTCGCCGTCGGCAATGCCGGACGCTATGGCCGCGGAGCCAAAGTCGCTCCCAGCGCCCAGCTAGACGACGGGCTGCTCGATATTTGTTTCGTCGGCAAAATGACTAAGTTGAAGACACTGGTTTGCTTCCCAACAATCTTCCTTGGCCAGCACCTAAGGCTCAGAGAGGTGGAATATTTTCAGGCAAGAACGATGCGGATTGAGACTGGGCGTCCGCTGGAGCTTTATGCTGACGGCGAGCCTGTCTGCCAGACGCCAGTAGAAATCAGCTTGCTGCCACGGGCGCTGAAGGTGATTGTTCCGGCGTGA
- a CDS encoding integration host factor subunit beta, protein MTKADLIEEVSRLAELTRKDSEIIVETIFDSVVRSLRSGDKIEIRGFGSFRTRQRKPRVGRNPKTGARVDVPAKKIPFFKPSKELKDVINQDNKPAAASAPAATPADKP, encoded by the coding sequence ATGACCAAAGCCGACTTGATCGAAGAAGTCTCACGCTTGGCGGAACTTACCCGCAAAGACAGCGAGATCATTGTGGAAACCATTTTTGATAGCGTCGTCCGCTCCCTGCGGTCGGGTGACAAAATTGAGATCCGCGGCTTTGGCAGTTTCCGCACGCGGCAGCGCAAGCCGCGCGTGGGGCGCAATCCCAAGACCGGCGCGCGCGTGGACGTGCCGGCCAAGAAGATCCCCTTCTTCAAGCCCAGCAAAGAACTCAAAGACGTGATCAATCAAGACAACAAGCCGGCGGCTGCAAGCGCACCCGCTGCAACTCCCGCGGACAAACCCTAA
- the pgeF gene encoding peptidoglycan editing factor PgeF, with product MQQSKPQPLTAPDLTQFSWLVHGFSTRPGGSSTVYGGRSLNLGFTKDDARKSVEENRRRLLLALGAAQRTSPWPLVTLRQIHSDHIHVISSPEPGPLTGDGMITQLPGVALGILTADCFPVLLVDTKKRAVGAFHAGWRGTCQRIVEKGVGAMRREFGSRPQDIFAAIGPGIQKCCYEVGDELRGKFESQFPYINELFHEVKDSDPVREKYPMLFMNQRAPGHGDLCLKLHLDLREANRRQLLDAGVPKKQITAMTDCTACDRQRFFSHRAEKGRTGRMMAVIGIKP from the coding sequence ATCCAACAGAGTAAACCACAGCCGCTCACCGCTCCGGACTTGACGCAATTTTCCTGGCTGGTGCACGGCTTCAGCACACGGCCCGGCGGGTCGTCTACGGTTTACGGGGGCCGCAGCCTCAACCTGGGCTTCACCAAGGATGACGCCCGCAAGAGCGTGGAAGAGAATCGCCGCCGGCTCTTGCTGGCGCTCGGAGCTGCCCAGCGGACGTCCCCCTGGCCCCTGGTGACGCTCCGCCAGATTCACTCTGACCATATTCATGTGATCAGCTCGCCCGAGCCCGGCCCCCTGACAGGCGATGGCATGATCACTCAGTTGCCAGGCGTCGCTCTGGGCATCCTCACGGCGGATTGCTTCCCCGTGCTGCTGGTGGACACCAAGAAGCGCGCGGTGGGCGCGTTTCACGCCGGATGGCGAGGCACGTGCCAGCGCATCGTGGAGAAAGGCGTCGGCGCCATGCGCCGCGAGTTCGGATCACGCCCGCAGGACATCTTCGCCGCCATCGGCCCGGGAATCCAGAAGTGCTGTTATGAAGTGGGCGACGAGCTGCGCGGGAAGTTCGAATCGCAATTTCCTTACATCAATGAGCTTTTTCACGAAGTAAAGGACTCGGATCCCGTCCGGGAAAAATATCCGATGCTGTTCATGAACCAGCGCGCGCCCGGCCATGGCGACCTCTGCCTCAAACTCCATCTGGACCTGCGCGAGGCCAATCGTCGCCAGCTCTTGGACGCCGGGGTCCCGAAGAAGCAGATAACCGCCATGACCGATTGCACGGCTTGCGATCGCCAGCGGTTCTTTTCTCATCGCGCAGAAAAAGGCCGCACCGGCCGCATGATGGCGGTGATTGGTATCAAGCCTTAG
- a CDS encoding endonuclease/exonuclease/phosphatase family protein, whose protein sequence is MKDKPGFRIATYNTHKCRGMDGRIRPHRVAQVLCELEADVIALQEVVSLSAGRKEQNQAQFLADALGFEYRIGETRKLRGASYGNVLISRYPVKEVEVYDLTASRREERGCMRCDVEVAPGKIVHVFNVHLGTGYMERRKQAHMLLSRAVLLSPRLKHPRLVLGDFNEWTRGLVSRMLQHSFESVDIQLHLNRRRTYPGVLPLMHLDHMYFDRSLALEEFVLHRSRMALMASDHLPLLAEFRLAGKQRSSAGH, encoded by the coding sequence ATGAAAGACAAGCCTGGATTTCGGATTGCGACCTACAACACCCACAAGTGCCGTGGCATGGACGGCCGCATCCGGCCGCACCGCGTCGCGCAGGTGCTGTGTGAGCTTGAAGCCGACGTAATTGCGCTGCAGGAAGTGGTGAGCCTGAGCGCCGGACGCAAGGAACAAAACCAGGCGCAGTTCTTGGCGGACGCGCTGGGGTTTGAATATCGCATCGGCGAGACGCGTAAATTGCGCGGCGCCAGTTACGGCAACGTGCTGATCAGCCGTTACCCGGTGAAGGAAGTGGAGGTTTATGACCTGACGGCTTCTCGCCGTGAAGAGCGCGGCTGCATGCGTTGCGATGTTGAAGTGGCGCCTGGGAAAATCGTCCACGTTTTTAACGTCCACCTGGGGACCGGTTACATGGAGCGTCGCAAGCAAGCGCACATGCTGCTGAGCCGCGCCGTCCTGCTGTCACCGCGCCTGAAGCACCCGCGGCTGGTGCTGGGCGACTTCAACGAGTGGACCCGCGGGCTGGTTTCGCGCATGTTGCAGCATTCTTTTGAGAGCGTGGACATTCAGCTCCATCTCAACCGCCGCCGCACCTATCCCGGGGTCCTGCCGCTGATGCACCTGGACCATATGTATTTTGACCGCTCTCTGGCCCTGGAGGAATTTGTGCTGCATCGCAGCCGCATGGCGCTGATGGCCTCTGACCATTTGCCGCTGCTGGCTGAATTCCGCTTGGCCGGCAAGCAGCGTTCGTCCGCGGGACATTGA
- a CDS encoding GvpL/GvpF family gas vesicle protein, which produces MSKVLAYCGYLHRPKISLPAKGVAGAGVQEMAQDNLRVLCSAVKWPLDAPAMQRHAIEFHDVVNSLFRQTSVAPFDLLTVFASHESLAEFVAQNREAMVADLDRLSGCVQMECVVYAIGSRHEESVGAVRGHPAPSAEALNQVARHVQQVRDAVQAFSCEIRVREVKNGSRIFALAQRGEEMRFHEALERLPVTAPVLMRIKGPRPATEFLSVRLQAPRPEGQP; this is translated from the coding sequence TTGAGCAAGGTGCTGGCCTACTGCGGTTATTTACACCGGCCGAAGATTTCGCTTCCGGCGAAAGGAGTCGCCGGCGCGGGCGTCCAGGAGATGGCACAAGACAACCTGCGCGTGCTCTGCTCCGCGGTGAAGTGGCCGCTTGATGCGCCGGCCATGCAGCGGCACGCGATTGAGTTTCACGATGTGGTCAATTCCTTGTTTCGGCAGACTTCCGTCGCGCCGTTCGATTTGCTTACGGTTTTTGCCAGCCACGAATCTCTGGCCGAGTTTGTCGCCCAGAACCGGGAAGCCATGGTCGCCGACCTGGACCGCCTGAGCGGTTGCGTCCAGATGGAGTGCGTGGTGTACGCGATCGGGAGCAGGCACGAAGAGTCGGTTGGGGCAGTCCGGGGACATCCGGCGCCCAGCGCGGAAGCTCTGAACCAAGTGGCCAGGCACGTGCAGCAAGTACGCGATGCTGTTCAGGCTTTCAGCTGCGAGATCCGGGTGCGCGAGGTGAAAAACGGCAGCCGGATCTTCGCTTTGGCGCAACGCGGGGAAGAAATGCGCTTTCATGAAGCCCTGGAGCGACTGCCGGTGACCGCGCCGGTCCTGATGCGCATTAAGGGGCCGCGACCAGCCACAGAGTTCCTGAGCGTCCGCCTGCAAGCGCCTCGTCCGGAGGGGCAGCCGTAA
- a CDS encoding response regulator: MTDGRKYRILVVDDEASVLLTYRLILEHQGYDVVACGTSREAIFLLQYQRFDTVLCDYSLEEQHTGFEVIAVARRYDPAIPAALLTGYATKETADEAASRNIGIMIKPTVTEEFLATTLSMLRRSGQGK; encoded by the coding sequence GTGACTGACGGCCGCAAATACCGCATCCTGGTGGTAGACGACGAAGCCTCCGTGCTCCTCACCTACCGCCTCATCCTGGAGCACCAGGGTTATGACGTGGTGGCCTGCGGCACCTCGCGCGAAGCCATCTTTCTTCTGCAATACCAGCGCTTTGACACCGTGCTGTGCGACTACTCCCTGGAGGAGCAGCACACTGGTTTTGAGGTCATCGCCGTGGCCCGCAGGTATGATCCCGCCATCCCCGCCGCGCTGCTCACCGGCTACGCCACCAAGGAAACCGCCGACGAAGCCGCCAGCCGGAACATCGGCATCATGATCAAGCCCACCGTGACGGAAGAATTCCTGGCGACCACGCTGAGCATGCTGCGGCGCAGCGGACAGGGGAAGTAG
- a CDS encoding TonB-dependent receptor, with the protein MRREESKRTQRWLTLAAIGCLLILSCASMWGQATATASLQGTVTDKTQAVVTKAEVTLTNKETGAVRTTKVNDIGEYRFDVLPAGIYTIKVKAAGFSAAEAKDVEVLVGRTATQNFTLVPGGASETVEVTATAPLVDQTKTDVSTNITPEQVTELPLIGRDIADLAYLSPGVKAADSYDPTKNRYSILSVNGQGGRNVNVTVNGIDNKDNTVGGPVMQLPAEAVQEFQISTQRFSAVNGRSEGAAINVITKSGSNAFHGSVFGFFRAQGLNADQKLPDPANNTTVSANPPYSRQWFGGSVGGPLKKDKLFVFFAFERQREHTSLSETPTALTQLNLVTGLGAQPAAVVPTPFFENRLNGKLDYTINSKHSAYLSVSTQANNSLNDQSNGTFDLTEGNFTVNHMQLANLSLASSLSPTLVNQLTLGFSYWNNLIDSTTRAPLVTFPDAQFGTNTNIPQQSFQTKFQFKDDVTKNVGRHTFKTGFDYIWNPKMGGFFEFSPTLEIDFRRNPSCILGVAPDAATAGCGATAFPAGFATPGLVTGMTIANGDPSFIIPGGTKQFGIYFQDDWKLMKRLTVNLGLRYDRDFNMIAGVNVTNSRTYQELLALAPINALAARLTAKTASDDTKDFSPRVGFAYDLKGNGNHLIRGGFGLYYGNTFQNIPLFMQQQANNTIFQTLFSLGGTDLVPGTAIPLNAWRFGVDPLPTIAPPSHNLTDLSVGRLMDPNYRSPVTEEFNGGYSWSISPKSVFEVEYVHVLSLHENKTINVDAKVPINPANVSLGLIRPLDAAFAAAGQTRLGSVRDEMSIGRSRYDGLNFSYRQRAFHKVDLAINYTLARAVGYDEDGGSFRYYPRDPNRPFAPEDFGPAFNDERHHITASGIWRMPWGMEFAPIVQIGSARPYNEISGSNQLGMGGGSAAGALLAPGCTLQGYYDRSCGLNPIFNKRGDAYFNVDTRLAKNLKLGEHRNLQLAFQAFNLFNHANYGNNFDNVVESATFGKAIGFINPTSTVAARSFTGEFGARFTF; encoded by the coding sequence ATGAGGAGAGAAGAGAGCAAACGCACGCAGCGGTGGTTAACGCTGGCGGCCATTGGCTGTCTGTTGATTCTGAGTTGTGCCAGTATGTGGGGCCAGGCCACGGCAACCGCCAGCCTGCAAGGCACAGTTACGGACAAAACACAGGCGGTCGTGACGAAAGCTGAGGTCACACTGACCAACAAAGAAACCGGCGCGGTGCGCACCACCAAGGTGAATGACATCGGCGAATACCGGTTTGATGTGTTGCCGGCCGGCATCTACACCATCAAGGTCAAAGCAGCCGGATTCTCCGCGGCGGAAGCCAAAGACGTGGAAGTCCTGGTCGGCAGAACAGCCACCCAGAACTTCACGCTGGTTCCTGGCGGAGCCAGTGAGACCGTGGAAGTAACCGCGACCGCTCCGCTGGTGGACCAGACGAAGACTGACGTCAGCACCAACATCACGCCGGAGCAGGTGACCGAACTGCCGCTGATCGGCCGCGATATCGCCGACCTGGCGTATCTCTCGCCCGGAGTGAAGGCAGCGGATTCCTACGATCCGACCAAGAACCGCTACTCGATCCTGTCAGTGAACGGCCAGGGCGGACGCAATGTGAACGTCACCGTCAATGGCATTGACAACAAAGACAACACGGTGGGCGGACCTGTGATGCAGCTTCCCGCGGAAGCCGTGCAGGAATTCCAGATCTCCACGCAGCGTTTCTCGGCGGTCAATGGCCGCTCCGAAGGCGCAGCCATCAACGTGATCACCAAGTCCGGATCGAACGCCTTCCATGGTTCTGTATTCGGATTCTTCCGCGCCCAGGGGCTGAATGCAGACCAAAAGCTTCCCGACCCGGCGAACAACACCACAGTTTCCGCGAACCCGCCGTATTCACGCCAGTGGTTTGGTGGATCGGTGGGCGGACCGTTGAAGAAAGATAAGCTATTCGTCTTTTTTGCCTTTGAGCGCCAGCGCGAACATACTTCCCTCTCTGAGACGCCGACGGCCCTCACCCAACTCAACCTGGTGACGGGACTAGGAGCGCAGCCGGCAGCGGTCGTCCCGACGCCGTTCTTTGAGAACCGTCTGAATGGCAAGCTGGACTACACCATCAACAGCAAGCACAGCGCTTACCTGTCGGTTTCCACGCAGGCCAACAACAGCCTGAACGACCAGAGCAACGGCACATTTGACTTGACGGAAGGCAATTTCACCGTCAATCACATGCAACTAGCGAACTTGAGCCTGGCTTCCTCGCTTTCTCCAACGCTGGTCAACCAGCTTACCCTCGGCTTCTCGTACTGGAACAACCTGATTGACAGCACGACCCGCGCGCCTCTCGTCACGTTCCCTGACGCGCAGTTCGGCACCAACACCAACATTCCGCAACAGTCGTTCCAGACCAAGTTCCAGTTTAAGGACGACGTGACGAAAAACGTAGGCCGCCACACCTTCAAGACCGGATTTGACTACATCTGGAACCCGAAGATGGGCGGATTCTTTGAATTCAGCCCGACGCTGGAGATTGACTTCAGAAGGAACCCGAGCTGCATCCTGGGCGTGGCGCCCGACGCTGCCACGGCGGGTTGCGGAGCGACCGCTTTCCCCGCTGGCTTTGCCACACCCGGCCTTGTTACCGGGATGACCATCGCCAACGGCGATCCTTCTTTCATCATCCCAGGCGGCACCAAGCAGTTTGGCATCTACTTCCAGGACGACTGGAAGCTGATGAAGCGGCTGACGGTGAACCTTGGTCTCCGGTATGACCGGGACTTCAACATGATAGCCGGCGTGAATGTAACCAACAGCCGCACCTACCAGGAGTTGCTGGCCCTGGCGCCGATCAACGCCCTGGCGGCGAGGCTCACTGCCAAGACGGCCTCTGACGACACCAAGGACTTCAGCCCGCGCGTTGGTTTTGCCTATGACCTGAAAGGCAACGGCAACCACCTCATCCGTGGCGGCTTCGGCCTCTATTACGGCAACACCTTCCAGAACATTCCACTGTTCATGCAACAACAGGCCAACAACACCATCTTCCAGACGCTGTTTTCCCTGGGCGGAACCGATCTGGTACCCGGCACCGCCATTCCGTTGAACGCGTGGCGTTTTGGCGTGGATCCGCTGCCCACAATCGCCCCGCCATCGCATAACCTGACCGATCTGTCCGTAGGCCGGCTCATGGACCCGAATTACCGCAGCCCAGTCACCGAAGAATTCAATGGTGGATACTCCTGGTCAATCTCACCCAAGTCCGTGTTCGAAGTGGAATACGTACACGTACTCAGCTTGCATGAGAACAAAACCATCAACGTGGACGCCAAGGTCCCGATCAATCCTGCCAACGTGTCCCTGGGCCTGATCCGTCCTCTGGATGCGGCGTTCGCCGCAGCCGGCCAGACCAGGCTGGGCAGCGTTCGCGACGAGATGTCCATTGGCCGGTCGCGCTACGATGGCTTGAACTTCAGCTATCGCCAGCGTGCCTTCCACAAGGTTGATCTCGCAATCAATTACACTCTGGCCCGCGCGGTGGGATATGACGAGGACGGCGGTTCGTTCCGTTACTACCCGCGCGATCCCAATCGCCCGTTCGCTCCGGAAGATTTCGGTCCGGCCTTCAACGACGAACGGCACCACATCACGGCCAGCGGTATCTGGAGAATGCCTTGGGGCATGGAATTTGCTCCCATTGTTCAGATCGGTTCAGCCAGACCGTACAACGAGATCTCGGGATCCAACCAGTTGGGCATGGGTGGCGGCAGCGCGGCGGGCGCGCTTCTGGCCCCCGGCTGCACACTGCAGGGTTACTACGATAGGTCTTGCGGCCTGAATCCCATATTCAACAAGCGCGGCGACGCCTACTTCAACGTGGACACCCGCTTGGCCAAGAACCTGAAACTGGGCGAACACCGCAACCTGCAACTCGCTTTCCAGGCGTTCAATCTGTTCAACCACGCCAACTACGGCAACAACTTCGACAACGTGGTTGAGAGCGCCACCTTTGGCAAAGCAATCGGGTTCATCAACCCGACGAGCACCGTGGCGGCCCGTTCCTTCACGGGTGAATTTGGAGCCCGGTTCACCTTCTAA
- the mqnE gene encoding aminofutalosine synthase MqnE produces MSNSIPSPDKHGSQSLASQNHDSQEHGSQEHGSHTHGFQTHAFQTDDPRLAPIAEKVLARQRLSLDDAVTLYRSADILAIGWLANHVRERMHGNVTYFNVNRHINPTNVCVAACRLCAFGRKKDAPGAYTMALEEAYETAASGYSEAVTEFHIVGGLHPDLPFQYYLDLISGLKARFPQVHLKALTMVEIAFLAKRAKLSIEETLLQLKAAGLDSLPGGGAEIFNERVRRVICDHKIDGDQWLDTARTAHRVGLKSNATMLYGHIENGEDRADHLVRLRTLQDETHGFQTFIPLAFHPANTPLQHLFTTTGFMDLKQIAISRLVLDNFPHIKAYWQMLGPKIAQISLRFGADDIDGTVIEEKIYHDAGATTPQGMVRSDLERLIREAGREPVERDTMYRPVTRTETSFTISV; encoded by the coding sequence ATGTCTAACAGCATTCCCAGCCCGGACAAGCACGGTTCGCAGAGCCTCGCTTCGCAGAACCATGATTCTCAAGAGCATGGTTCTCAAGAGCATGGTTCGCACACCCACGGGTTTCAAACCCACGCCTTTCAAACCGACGACCCGCGGCTTGCCCCCATCGCCGAGAAAGTTCTTGCTCGCCAGCGCCTGAGTCTTGACGACGCCGTCACGCTCTACCGCTCGGCTGACATACTGGCCATCGGCTGGCTGGCCAACCACGTGCGCGAACGCATGCACGGCAACGTGACGTATTTCAACGTCAACCGCCACATCAACCCGACCAACGTTTGTGTTGCTGCCTGCCGGCTCTGCGCCTTCGGCCGCAAAAAAGACGCGCCTGGCGCGTACACCATGGCGCTGGAAGAGGCTTATGAGACGGCTGCGTCCGGCTATTCGGAAGCGGTGACCGAGTTCCACATTGTCGGCGGGCTGCATCCTGATTTGCCGTTCCAGTATTACCTGGACTTGATCTCCGGCTTGAAAGCCCGCTTCCCCCAGGTGCATTTGAAGGCCCTCACCATGGTGGAGATTGCGTTTCTGGCCAAGCGCGCCAAGCTTTCGATTGAAGAGACTTTGCTGCAGCTCAAAGCCGCGGGCCTTGATTCACTGCCCGGCGGCGGAGCGGAAATTTTTAACGAGCGCGTGCGCCGCGTGATCTGCGACCACAAGATTGATGGCGACCAATGGCTGGACACCGCGCGTACCGCGCACCGGGTCGGTTTGAAATCCAACGCCACCATGCTTTACGGCCACATCGAAAATGGCGAAGACCGCGCAGACCATTTAGTCCGCCTGCGCACGTTGCAGGACGAAACCCACGGCTTCCAGACGTTCATCCCGCTGGCCTTCCATCCGGCGAACACGCCGCTGCAGCACCTGTTCACCACCACCGGTTTTATGGACCTGAAGCAGATCGCCATCAGCCGCCTGGTGCTGGACAACTTCCCGCACATCAAAGCCTACTGGCAGATGCTGGGCCCCAAGATCGCGCAAATCTCCTTGCGCTTTGGTGCCGACGACATTGACGGTACGGTGATCGAAGAAAAGATTTACCACGACGCCGGCGCCACCACGCCCCAGGGCATGGTTCGCAGCGATTTGGAACGCCTTATCCGCGAAGCCGGCCGCGAACCGGTGGAGCGCGATACCATGTACCGTCCGGTGACCAGGACGGAGACGTCATTCACTATTTCTGTCTAA
- the purB gene encoding adenylosuccinate lyase, whose translation MIPRYTRPELGRIWSDENKFRCWLQVEVAASLTLAEAGIVPAEAAQAISQRGDFDLKRIHEIETETRHDVIAFTTAVAEKVGPEARWLHYGLTSNDVVDTAQALQIKEASAVIRQDLEALKQVLHRRAHEFKHTPTVGRTHGVHAEPTTFGLKLANWYAEVARNIARFERAAEEMRVGKLSGAVGTFAHLEPEFEEQICHRLGLAAAPISSQVIQRDRHAYYVATLAVIAATLDKIATEIRHLQRTEVREAEEYFSEKQKGSSAMPHKRNPITCEQICGLARVVRANAQAAFENVALWHERDISHSSVERVILPDSTTLVDYLLVKTTHLIDTLMVYPSRMLKNLEDTGGLVFSGQLLLDLAEHGMSREDAYRLVQKHAMRAWKDDLSFHKLVMDDPEISGRVPAKQIEQAFSIQRQLRNVDKIFVRVFGK comes from the coding sequence TTGATCCCCCGTTACACGCGCCCGGAATTGGGCCGAATCTGGAGTGACGAAAACAAGTTCAGGTGCTGGCTGCAGGTGGAAGTGGCCGCCAGCCTGACCCTGGCCGAAGCCGGGATTGTCCCCGCGGAAGCCGCCCAGGCTATCTCCCAGCGCGGCGACTTCGACCTGAAGCGGATCCACGAGATTGAAACTGAAACCCGGCATGACGTGATCGCCTTCACCACCGCGGTCGCGGAGAAAGTGGGCCCGGAAGCGCGCTGGCTGCACTACGGCCTCACGTCCAATGACGTGGTGGACACGGCGCAGGCGCTGCAGATCAAAGAAGCCTCCGCGGTGATTCGCCAGGACCTGGAGGCGCTGAAGCAGGTCCTGCACCGCCGCGCCCATGAGTTCAAGCACACCCCCACCGTCGGCCGGACACACGGCGTCCATGCCGAGCCGACCACCTTCGGGCTGAAGCTGGCCAACTGGTACGCCGAAGTGGCGCGCAATATCGCGCGCTTTGAGCGCGCCGCGGAAGAAATGCGCGTCGGCAAATTATCAGGAGCCGTGGGGACGTTCGCCCACCTGGAGCCGGAATTCGAAGAACAAATCTGCCATCGGCTGGGGCTTGCGGCGGCGCCCATTTCGTCGCAGGTGATCCAGCGCGACCGCCACGCCTACTACGTAGCCACGCTGGCGGTGATCGCCGCTACGCTGGACAAAATCGCCACGGAGATCCGCCACCTGCAGCGCACAGAAGTCCGCGAGGCCGAAGAGTATTTCAGCGAAAAACAAAAAGGCTCTTCCGCCATGCCGCACAAGCGCAACCCCATTACCTGCGAACAGATTTGCGGGCTGGCGCGCGTGGTGCGGGCCAACGCGCAGGCGGCGTTCGAAAATGTGGCGCTGTGGCATGAGCGCGATATTTCACATTCGTCGGTGGAGCGCGTGATTCTCCCGGATTCCACCACGCTGGTGGACTACCTGCTGGTGAAGACCACGCACCTGATTGACACGCTCATGGTCTATCCCAGCCGCATGTTGAAGAACCTGGAAGACACCGGCGGGCTGGTGTTCAGCGGCCAACTTTTGCTCGACCTGGCGGAGCACGGCATGTCACGCGAAGATGCGTATCGCCTGGTGCAGAAGCATGCCATGCGGGCGTGGAAAGACGACCTGAGCTTCCACAAGCTGGTGATGGACGATCCGGAGATCAGCGGCCGCGTGCCCGCGAAGCAGATCGAGCAGGCGTTCAGCATTCAACGGCAGTTGAGGAATGTGGACAAGATCTTTGTTCGCGTTTTTGGCAAGTAA
- a CDS encoding MarR family transcriptional regulator: protein MVKGKNPRPLLDTEYVALAEFRYQVRRFLRHMEDEVRTTGVNPQQYQTVLAIKGLPRDQVPTISCLAERMQLNHNSMVELVDRCEQNGLLRRVRSGSDRRQVTLAISAEGDALLKRLGAAARQELRNIGPMLVDSVLRLTHEGRRSKPASNHKKRTGVVKKTGP from the coding sequence ATGGTAAAGGGCAAGAACCCCAGACCTCTCCTGGACACAGAGTACGTTGCTTTGGCCGAGTTCCGCTATCAAGTCCGCCGGTTTTTGCGCCACATGGAAGATGAGGTAAGGACCACGGGGGTCAATCCCCAGCAGTACCAGACCGTGCTGGCGATCAAAGGCCTGCCCCGCGACCAGGTGCCCACCATCAGTTGCCTGGCTGAGCGCATGCAGCTCAACCACAACAGCATGGTCGAACTGGTGGACCGCTGCGAACAGAACGGCCTGTTGCGGCGCGTGCGCTCCGGCTCGGACCGCCGCCAGGTGACACTGGCCATCAGCGCTGAGGGTGACGCTCTGCTGAAACGGCTGGGCGCCGCTGCCCGCCAGGAGCTGCGCAACATTGGACCCATGCTGGTGGACTCGGTCCTTCGTCTTACCCACGAAGGGCGGCGAAGCAAGCCGGCGTCAAACCACAAGAAAAGAACAGGAGTCGTGAAAAAAACAGGCCCATGA